Part of the Toxotes jaculatrix isolate fToxJac2 chromosome 8, fToxJac2.pri, whole genome shotgun sequence genome is shown below.
CAAACCGAGGTTGTGGTCATCACTGTCGGAGCATGGGACCCCTTCATTTGCACGTTACGGGAGGATTTCTTGTAAATAGGAGTGCTCGCTGTGCCCATTGGGACAGCGCTGCAACGGCTAATGGCCCATTGGCCTTTGGTGCGTCGTGACGCGGGGTCCTAAAGCCGGTCAGGTCCTGGCTTCTACAGAAACAGCTTTCTGGTTGTCTACACTTGAGACTGTTGAGAAGTCATCCTCCATTGCACATTACACAAGTTCAGCTTGTTAATTAGTTTTCAAACCCTGCTGTTTATCAGCCATGGGACTGTGTGGATCAAATACAGTGAGTTCATAGAGAAGTCGTAGTTATTTATCATTTTGGTAGGCTGTactttgtactgtactgttctGATTTTCTCTGTATGGATTTCTGAATGATTCTCCTCATTTCATCAATAATGAGCTGCCTGTTAAAGGCTAATTAGATGCAGGAATTAAATCAACACACACTAACTGAAAAGAAATTGTTGAACATTCAAGTGCTGGGTGAGACTCATGTCCAACAATATTGAAAACTGAACTTTATCAGTTGAAGAAAGAGATGGGAGactgtttcagcagcagtcagACTATTCAGTCAAACTGCGACTGTCCACTTTTGTGTAAGACTGTACCATAGCTTCATTTTAGGGGCTTCCTCAAAAAATATCATCATAAACATTGTTTACTCCTTCACGCTGTAAATTAATCTCCTGGAAATGTCAGTATGTAGTTTCCCATCTCCTGCTCTCCCCACATCTCTGCTCATCGCCTTAGTTTTCCTGTTGCTCAGCTGAACGGTTGTATGAGTAGAAACGTAAGGACTCACATCATGTTTTGATGTGGTGAGTTTAGATTTATGACATTacaacagccacacacattATTTCTCATCCCACTTCAGTCTCATTGAACTAAACTGGGGTCTCACAGTTGCTGATTGGCTGTAGTGTATGCTGGAGCAGACTCAGACCTCTCAGGCAGACCTGATGTGTTCTGTGTAGAACTGTGAGTATCTGAGGCAGGATTTAGTTGGACTATATTGTATGTGGTTTGGGGCAGGAAATGTGTTAAGCCCATGACAGGCACCACAGTGGCAAATCAGCAAAGTCTATGCCTGATGTTTGCTCCATTCACCTGTCAGCAGATTGGATGGTCTTACCTGGTCCACCATGTGTTCCTCCACCCTTGTCTCCTCTGTGCGCTCCCACACACTGAGTCTTCTGTGTGCCTGCTTGATTTATGCTCACCCCCCTCAGAAaatcccactttttttttttcattttttgccaAGACCTGGTGCCGGCCCTCCACGCGCTGCCCGACCAAAGCTGGCCATCCATCAGGCCTGACAGCCGCACTCAGACTCTCTGCACCCAGAGGCTGCTGCAAACCAGATGGTGTCACTAAATCAGTACCCACACCGACAGATGTGAGACAAGGCGAGGTGTGTGTATGGGAGTGTTGAGGCTGAAAGTCCCTTCCAACACCTGTTCCACATACAGGAGCTGGGTTCAGTATAGAACATACAGAACTGGGACTtgatgtgtgtatgcacaggCCTAATGCGTCTTATCCCTCTgagccatagagctccattgttgttaaagatcatgaacacacacacacactcttttgtcaacttgtcctttctttttgtgactgttttacttgctgctgtaacataacaatttccctctgagggatgaataaagtgtatctatctatctatctatcttacacacacagaaatccctGAGGCTTCTGGAAAGTTCTGTAGTTGGACAAACTGACACCAGAGTCCAATCTACAGAGGAAGAACACAGCACTGTAGGTGATACATGAAATTGGCTGTTTATTCAACCAGTACTGTACAAAACATTCCTATTTACAGAGTTCACACCATCACAGGTTGTTCTATGATAAAAGTTTGTAGAGTGAACAGGAGCGAATTGATGCTGACTCAGCGATGGAAAGAAGGAGCTCAGAACCTGCAGCTCCTCACAGAGAGGAGCTTCTTCCACTTTCTCCTGTCTCATCTCTATTACATTCTGTTTCCACATATTACCACCTATATATTATCATCACAGCACAGGATGGTTCGCATTCACCAGTCTGTCTTTTTCCCCCAACGGTCCCTGAAGGCACCGCAGCCTGCTTGACACAGTGCCTTCAGTCTCTGTGGAGTGTCAGTCTGAGTCACTTTCTTCTACTCCCCTTCCTGAGTGTGGATCAGCCTCCTCTTTGTCACTGTCTTTGTCCCAGTCTTTCATGGTGGCTCCCATCATGAAGTCGTCTCTGAGGACAGTCCAGGCAGGCTTCTCGTCTGCTGTAGcctgcacgcacgcacacgcacacacacacacacacacaccaagttaCACTACAGCTCATACTCTTTACTTCCTGTGCTGTAAGCTTAAGCTTGAGTGAGTGTTGGTTTGCTCCACGTCTCATCAGTGCTTTCATGAGGCAGCAGTGACACCGTGTGAGCATGGAGTGAAATCGCAGTTCGTTAGACAGTGAAAAGGTCAGCTAGAAAAGAAACACATACTTCACATAATGACATGTAAGAGATAGAACTGTGTAGCAAAGAATTAAGCTTGTGCTTTAATTTAAGTGTGCCTTAACTTAGTGCTTGCTCTGGgttcaggctctgggtctctgtaaagtgctttgagacaattttgattgtggagggcgctatataaataaaattgaattgaactgtaGGTTTAGGTTGTCAGCTTCATTGGTTGTGTTATTTTGCAATTACATGTGATGAATTAGTGGCACAGATGCTGTGGTAAGAGCATTTGTGCCATTTTCAGCAGAAATATTTTTCAGGACTCTTTGAAGAACTTGACGGATGCCCTTTGGCTTTACATCTTTCTTGTGTTTGTACGGTAGCATCTAATCTCTAATGTAATCTAAATGCAACTGATTAAGTGAGAGCAGAGGTCACACTTCTCTAGGTTGGTGCTTTGCTAACTTTATTGTAGCAGGACACCAGATGAACTTTTTTTCACAATCATCCTGGAACCTTCCCAAAACACTATTTTAACCTTTCCAGAGTGAACTGTCCCTAAATCAAAATGTTGTTTCTGCACTTACCTATTATTAAATTAATAGATTTATATCTATAGATGTTAGTGACAAGAAAAGGTGATAAGAAAATTCAAATGTTGAGGAGATACATCACTAGATTTCCTTGATTTCTTTCTGCCTGAGTTGTAAGCTCCTTAATCCACTTTTATCATATTAAATGAATATGATGAAAGGGAgaaattttcttttgtgttttccttcatAGCCAGAGCTTCTTGTTTCTTTAAAGAGGCTGAAAGTAAATCGTTTTCTTCAATGATTCTTTTAAGATTAGAGATGCTGCTTTTAGTAACTGTAAACATTTCCGAGGTGAACTGTGCCTCTACAATCCAGCTTCATATTATTGTACTTTTCAAAGCATGTCGTGAAATATCTTTTCTCTGACTGCTGAACAGCTCTGATCCTGAGCCCAGCCGTGCTCATGACCTGCAGTCCAGAGCCCTGAAGCcttgtcctgctgctgcagagctgaggagCTTATTGTGTTCAAAGATTATCATAGTTACATGTAAGAAACTGCTATTTCTTAGTATTTCCTGTTGTTCGTTTGCTTTCATTTCACCACCATCTGCTATTGATCAGAATGTTCATTATTACAACCCAACCCATCCAATACGCAGATAAACCACAGTGCCTAAGGATGTAACTGTAATCACTGTCGACGTACAAGCTATGTTAACTAAATGTTTAAGGCTTAGATgatgacaaaaaagacaacaatgaTGTACTGAAATGATCTAAAGTCTGCTTTAGCTAATATACTCACACAGAGGCAGGGTAACACCTGTGAAGTTAGCTAGCAAGTAACATCAACAAGCAGCTGGTGTTTCAATCCAACAACTAATAAAAATACATCCATCTTAATTTGTCCTTAAGTTACCTCAGACTCAGGGTCCTTTAAATTTGTTTACcagtgctgcatttttttcaagatcaacagaggagacagatggaCCAGTGTTAAGCTGAGTAATGGACTGAGTGACAgtaattcagttcagtttagtaGTTCAGGTTCAGTTTATCATGTTCTAAGAGactgtttgaatgaatgaatgaataaataaatatttataaaatccCCTTTGGATCTCTGTTTGTCCTgaacacattttcactgttaGTCTGGAACCCTGGTTATGTTTAAGAGTGAAGTGTACAGTGAAGTATTTAACATTTACGATGTTGTGTTCGTTATATTACAGCTGCTAATGCATCCAGTCAAATTGGGTGCAGTTGTAATGTCTCTTCTGTTTGGTGCTTTCTCTGGCACTTGGCCCAGCTGCGGAGCCTAAAGCTACATCACCAGCACTGCTTTTCTGAGGTACAATGTTGAACTGTGAGCGTTTCCTACTCTGCGGAATACCTGGATTAACTCCTCATAGGTAAATCAAAACTTTATGAGTTGGACTCACCATGGGcatttgtttcagatcagtATTCTGAATGGAAGTGATTCATTTAACTAAGCAGCCCAGTGATGAGTGGCACATAAATTTAAGTCAATTTCTCTTCCACTGGccccacaaaaaaatccacttgTCCCAGACAAGCAGAGAAGCCTTAACATAAAGCCCTGACCCAATATATCATAGAGACATTGTACTGCTACTACTATGAATGGGTGTCTCTGCTCATATTAACAGGAAATAATGTCACGGAGAGTGTATTGCCATAAAGTAGTGTAACCCACACAACAGAACAAAGCAACAAAGTAGATGACAATACAGAACTCACAGCATCTTTTTCAGGCTTGTCGGTACCTCCGCTACCTCCCTCTGTCCCCCTCAGCACGTCGATGAAGTCTTTCTTAGACACAGAACAAAGAATCTTggccttcttcctctctgagcCACCTACTTCCTTCACCTTGTCATCCATGTTTTTCTGGTGTTTCCTCACTGCATTGAACAGCTGCACCACCCCtctgagcagaaaaagaagcCGTGGCATCAGGAATGACATTTGGTTCTGACAACGTCAAACAAAACCTCACAGAAAAAAGGAGCACACACCTGGTAGCAATCCTCTGGAGAGCTCTTTCAGTCTCACGGTCCTTCACTATGTCAGGTTTCTCCCTGCACATCATCTCCCATGTTCGCCTCTTGTCAACCTGTTGGACACAAGCACAAATCCATCCTCACACTGAGCTGCCACCAATCGTTCATTCTGTacaacatcacaaacacacatttatcaaTATACCCTGATTCCTTTCCACAGCTTTCAAACCCTGTCGGGAGTTTTATAAACCTTTGTGCAGTCTTCACCTGAGGCTCTAAGAAACATAAGTTATGTCTCACTGACACCTGAAACAGCCGCTTGAATCCTTTATTGTGTGAACTCACACAACAAAAGATTCAAAAACTATAAATAAGTATATGTACAAATCTATTAATTCAaatgcatatatatacacacacttttgaATGAATGTCCGCTTCACTGGGCTCGTTacctgtttcttcctctccagcagttcctgtctttctctctcctttatcTTGTCCAGCTCTTTGTTCTTTACCAGGATGCTGCTTTTGCTTTCAGGGATTTGCTTCTGCAGAATCTTTGCCATGGCCTCTGCCCATCCAGCATTGGCATTACTGTCATTTTCCTCATCATCCTCTCCTCCGTCTTCATCCTCTGCCACCTCCCCGTCACTCCCGCCATCACTTGCTCCATTATTTGACctttcctcctcactctcttcTTCAGAGTCACTCTGGTCATTGTTGTCCTCAAACTGCGGCTCGGTGTCATCCCCTGAATGACAAAGAAAACCACTATGAGTTGAGGGCAATATACTGCCGTTCTTAATAATGAACCCAACCTTGTGTctgaatggcaaaaaaaaaagaataaaaattcACTTAAGAAAACTAGATTTAAACAATTTACTACCTCTGacaaggaggttatgttttcacttggtttgtttgtttatttatcagcaggattacacaaaaAGTACTGAACTAATCTGCACCAAAGTTTAAGGGATGGGGTTTGGACCCAGGAAAAACCCATTACAGATCCAGaaatttctcactttcttttacATTGTGACACATTACATTTCTcaacatttttgtcagtttctaGGGAAATAACATTTGGGtcctcataaaaaaaatcagatatgCTAATGGTGAGTTCTATGAGGTCTATGGTAGGTGATAATTTGGTCCAGATAATCTGAAAATGCTGAATCTGCATTATACACAGCTGTACTTACTATATTTCAGAACAAATAAATCATGTGTTATACATTGTCTactctccttttgtctttttgctaTCCTAAGAGTGAGACAGATGTGAGTGTTTAGGCTGGGCAGAGGTGtacatttgtttcagttttatttggcCTCATTCAGAAAGCCAAGGTTTATAAGTGAAGACTCAGGGACCATCTCACAGACAGATGTATAGCAGGGAGTACAGCATTAGGAGTAGCACTCCTAATTTTGTTGTATtctgtgcaatgacaataaaggctttCTGTTGTTCTATAATGTTTCTGAAGATGCTGCTGAACAGAACCACTTTAAAGGAACTGTAAACCCAAATCCTAAATTTGTAGCAGAGTTAATTATGTCTGTTGCTTTCATAGCAGCTCTCAGAAAAGTCCCTGAATGTTATTCTCTTTATTTCCCGGCTCAGCCTCTGGTTTTGAATCAATCCAGTTTGGTTCTGATTGCTTGGAAAGGTAAACACTGCTCCAACTGTCACCGGTCTCATCAGAGCTGACTTGTAAAGTGTTGGACGGTGAAGGCCGATTACAGCTCCAACGCTGTTCCCCAGGAAATGTCCACAGACATTTACCTGGAACTTGCCTAAGCTAACTTTTGATTTGAGCGCTTGCCtgaaagacagatggaggcCTGCTGAGCTCTGTGTGGGAGGAGGGGTGTCCCCGTCATGGAGAGGACACACGACACGCTCCTTGGGATGTGTCCGTTGGAcagctgtgacattttgtttttcattagtgttgtggaaagaaacaagcagcacaACAACTGAATCTGTTTATAATATGCGCGCGTTGTAGGTCCACTCCAGCTGAGGCTTGATAAAGGCTAACAGAAGCGGGGCGCATGCTAAGCTAGCAGCGTGGAATAGTGCTAAGCTAGCTACGGAGCTCGCTGTGACGccccagaggaaacagacagttATCATACACAGCGTCTTTGTGTCAGATTAATACCCGCGTCAAACACCCCTGTTTTTCAGAGTCCAGCACAAAGACGCGCCACACAAACTCACCTGACTCCTGCACATGTCTTCTCAACAAAGCTGCCATCATGGAGTTACACTAAAATAGATCCGTAGAGTACGATTACCGAGCAGAGTGGTTCCGCCACTATTACAGCCCTTCCCCTTTCcgtcccctccctcccttgagCTGAGTGACGGACCggcaaaaatatacatgtatacacGTGCGTATATCTCCTTATATTCAGTCATACATATAGTCATAGTAGACGTGGGGAAAGAGAAACATTTAAACACTCAGCGGGCTGTTATAACAAAATTTAAACTTAAGAATGTGAGCAACAAGAACTGCAGCTTAAAGAGAGAAGTTAGACATGACTTTATGATTCATTAAGAAACTGATTATCCTTATATAGCATCCTCATAGATGATAAATTAATTTACCATCTTTGACATCTTCCTTGAGAGACCGTCCATATGCCAATCCTAGTATTTAACCTGCTGTGAAGATCCTGCCAAAAACCGCAGTCTGTTAAATAAAACCATGACTCCAGCCCAATGTGTAGTTCCATGTGAAAAAAGGAGAATCTCCCCACTGAATTTTCCACAATTTTTTATCAGTCATGATAGGAAAAATCAGCTTTAGGCTTAACAGTGTTAGCACAGTTCAGGTCAGGTCAGGACTTTGTTGTTGTAAAATAAGTGATGCCTttgaacagcttttttttttgccctttagattttttttcttttcaccctcCTGGCAATAAAGTGGCTGCATTTTTTGATAGTATTCTTAAGTCTGAGGTTCTCCATGACACATAAAAAAGTAAAGACTGTTATGTTGCAGGTATTCCATTTATGACTTTACTgccacacactgtacatattACCTGAGATCTTTTCATCAAACATTACTCAGATTTAATTTCATGTGTCAAAAGACTAACGTAAACTTGTGCCTGGcctgaaaatgttttggaaCAGCATATTTATGACTTAATGGGTTCAGCAATACAGTCACCACCGTTTCATTCTGACCAGTCAGTAGAAGTCAAAAACCAGCACAACCACTGACCTGAGGCCTGTGCTACAAAGCTAATTCAACATATCAAGGATATCTTTTGGTTTCCTGACTTTACTGAGATAAACACTGGCAGTCCTGGATCACCTGTACTACGAAGCTAGTTATAAACTGGCTCAGTTAACTCTGGGTTTATCTACATGGCTATGAGTGTGATCATGTGAAAGAGGCTGAGAGTTAATTAAAAGCAACATTGTCAGAACCGTGAATAGAGTACTTAatatgaagtgaaaagaaacagTGATATGTGCAGGTAAATTCAGTTATAGCAACATGCAAAGGTAATATTTAACAAGGTGAAATGTCAGACTGAGgatttactgtatgtacaaaAATTTCTTACTGAAATAGTATTAATAGTAACATCATAACGATGTAATAGAAAATTGTTATGAACACAGGAAGCAGGTTAAAAAAAGTTAACGTAATTTTTCTGTAGCTAAAACAGAGAAGTCAGTGCGTGGATCATTATTCTAaaagacatcagagggtttaggtTTAATGAACAATTCTGCTCACAGACTCTCCTCATGTtactctgagct
Proteins encoded:
- the rrp15 gene encoding RRP15-like protein; translated protein: MMAALLRRHVQESGDDTEPQFEDNNDQSDSEEESEEERSNNGASDGGSDGEVAEDEDGGEDDEENDSNANAGWAEAMAKILQKQIPESKSSILVKNKELDKIKERERQELLERKKQVDKRRTWEMMCREKPDIVKDRETERALQRIATRGVVQLFNAVRKHQKNMDDKVKEVGGSERKKAKILCSVSKKDFIDVLRGTEGGSGGTDKPEKDAATADEKPAWTVLRDDFMMGATMKDWDKDSDKEEADPHSGRGVEESDSD